The following are encoded together in the Bombus huntii isolate Logan2020A unplaced genomic scaffold, iyBomHunt1.1 ctg00000187.1, whole genome shotgun sequence genome:
- the LOC126877551 gene encoding glutathione S-transferase-like isoform X1, with the protein MFLVTPYGQLPMLVADRRKVAQSTAICRYLAKQYDLAGKTDWADLHIDATVDTIHDIRHKIAAFHYEEDEKVKAAKRKAAEETLLFILERLDQQVKENDGYFYDGTLSWADLTFVALLDYLNFMYKSDLIENYENLKLLEKKVLLLPKIKNWIERRPVSEF; encoded by the exons ATGTTTTTAGTGACTCCTTATGGCCAGCTTCCTATGCTCGTAGCTGATAGAAGGAAGGTTGCTCAGTCTACAGCTATTTGCCGTTACTTAGCCAAACAATATGACTTAGCTGGAAAGACTGACTGGGCAGATCTTCATATTGATGCCACTGTTGATACTATTCATGATATTCGTCATA aaattgccGCCTTCCACTATGAGGAGGACGAGAAGGTCAAAGCTGCAAAACGCAAGGCTGCTGAAGAGACGCTGCTGTTCATTTTAGAACGTTTGGACCAGCAAGTGAAGgaaaatgacggctacttCTACGATGGTACTCTCTCTTGGGCTGATTTAACATTCGTTGCTCTGCTCGATTATTTGAACTTTATGTACAAGTCTGATCTGATCGAGAATTACGAGAATCTGAAGCTGCTGGAGAAAAAGGTCCTCCTTCTGCCCAAGATCAAAAACTGGATTGAGAGACGCCCAGTTAGCGAATTCTAA